A region of Flocculibacter collagenilyticus DNA encodes the following proteins:
- a CDS encoding methyl-accepting chemotaxis protein, with product MKLKNKIILSVSSLVLISLIVTASILWFISTSQVDQVLSQQISERLVGLRNAKKNQVEHYFQTINNQVTSLAASTMTKDAAKAFSYAYTNYASNAALPSVAEQKNKLLQYYQTQFGAEYKRVNAKQSVNTTELVNSLSNNALALQYSYIANNTHPLGGKDALININDSAPYNTVHAKYHASFREFLQAFGYYDIFIVDNTTGNVIYSVFKELDYATSLMSGAYQNSGLATAFNQSKNKQKGDTALVDFAPYTPSYESPASFIGTPIFSDGQAIATLIFQMPVDRINSMMTYDGKWQQNGLGNSGETYLVGSDKTMRSNSRFLIESPEDYLKAIANSGENEDVLNNIRDKGTSIIFQKVNSATANKALNGNEGLEVIEDYRGVPVVSAYTPLDINGVQWALLSEIDEEEAYAALTQLNQSLAIASFVLTAIMAGLSIAVAIWLSTKIAGPIKRLISFIDSVASSLDFSKRYTRNSNSKPDDEIASLTLSFNDMMETIEKTVIDVKEAANRLVKTVAILENNFHHVTQKSDEQSNLTLQISAAIEEMASTSETVAEIAVRTSDSSSEGVAKSNESQQLVSKNQSASEQLATNMNNTSQVMDKLAEQSNNIGQVLEVIRAIAEQTNLLALNAAIEAARAGEQGRGFAVVADEVRTLAKRTQDSTEEISQIIGDLQSGSAESVKSISNANEQAELTSHIASDVETSLTTIISLIQQIEAFNNEIATAASEQSTVTRDMAEQLSTVTILAAENQDLIKEAEQSAQQVSTESENLKQVVAKYTVSN from the coding sequence ATGAAATTAAAAAATAAAATTATTCTTAGTGTGTCTAGTTTGGTACTCATTTCTCTTATTGTTACCGCCAGTATTTTATGGTTTATTTCCACTTCACAAGTCGATCAAGTGCTTTCTCAGCAAATAAGTGAGCGCTTAGTTGGCTTAAGAAATGCCAAAAAGAACCAAGTAGAACATTATTTTCAAACCATCAATAACCAAGTAACGTCACTTGCCGCATCAACAATGACCAAAGATGCCGCAAAAGCATTTAGTTATGCTTACACGAATTACGCGAGCAATGCAGCACTGCCATCCGTTGCAGAGCAAAAAAATAAACTGCTTCAATACTATCAAACACAATTTGGAGCAGAATATAAGCGAGTAAATGCTAAGCAATCAGTTAACACTACCGAACTAGTAAACTCCTTATCAAATAACGCGTTAGCATTACAATACAGTTATATTGCAAATAACACGCATCCATTGGGGGGCAAAGATGCCCTCATCAATATTAACGATTCAGCCCCTTACAACACGGTGCATGCTAAATACCACGCGTCTTTCAGGGAATTTTTACAAGCATTTGGTTACTACGATATTTTCATTGTCGACAATACAACTGGTAATGTTATCTACTCCGTCTTTAAGGAGCTTGATTACGCGACTTCACTGATGTCTGGCGCTTACCAAAACTCAGGGTTAGCAACAGCGTTTAACCAAAGTAAAAATAAGCAAAAAGGTGACACTGCATTGGTTGACTTTGCACCTTATACGCCCTCTTACGAAAGCCCGGCCTCTTTTATTGGTACGCCAATATTTAGTGATGGCCAGGCAATCGCAACGCTTATTTTTCAAATGCCCGTTGACCGCATCAACAGCATGATGACTTACGATGGTAAATGGCAACAAAATGGCCTAGGAAACAGTGGTGAAACCTATTTAGTCGGCAGCGATAAAACCATGCGCAGTAATAGCCGATTTTTAATAGAGTCGCCCGAAGACTATTTAAAAGCCATTGCTAATAGCGGTGAAAATGAAGACGTTTTAAATAATATTCGTGACAAAGGTACTTCTATTATTTTTCAAAAGGTTAATTCAGCAACAGCCAATAAAGCGCTAAACGGTAATGAAGGGTTAGAAGTTATCGAAGATTATCGAGGCGTTCCCGTTGTATCAGCATACACACCATTAGATATCAATGGCGTGCAATGGGCGTTATTAAGTGAAATTGACGAAGAGGAAGCGTATGCAGCATTAACGCAGCTTAATCAATCTTTAGCAATCGCATCGTTTGTATTAACGGCAATCATGGCAGGCCTTTCGATCGCTGTTGCAATTTGGCTTTCAACAAAAATTGCAGGCCCTATTAAACGCCTTATCAGCTTTATCGATAGCGTGGCTTCTAGTCTAGATTTTTCAAAACGTTATACACGTAATTCCAATAGCAAACCTGATGATGAAATAGCATCCCTAACCCTATCATTTAACGATATGATGGAAACAATCGAGAAAACCGTGATTGATGTAAAAGAAGCAGCCAATAGGCTAGTCAAAACCGTTGCCATTTTAGAAAACAATTTCCATCATGTTACTCAGAAGTCTGATGAACAGTCCAATCTTACCTTACAAATTTCAGCCGCTATTGAAGAAATGGCATCAACATCTGAAACCGTGGCCGAAATTGCCGTTAGAACAAGTGACTCAAGTAGCGAAGGGGTTGCAAAGTCCAATGAAAGTCAACAACTTGTATCTAAAAACCAATCTGCAAGCGAGCAATTAGCTACCAACATGAATAATACTAGTCAAGTAATGGATAAGCTTGCCGAGCAATCCAATAATATTGGTCAAGTACTTGAAGTAATACGCGCCATTGCAGAACAAACAAACTTGCTTGCACTCAATGCAGCTATTGAAGCGGCACGAGCTGGTGAACAAGGCCGCGGATTTGCTGTAGTGGCTGATGAAGTAAGGACACTAGCAAAACGTACACAAGATTCGACCGAAGAGATTAGCCAAATTATTGGAGACCTACAATCTGGAAGTGCCGAGTCTGTAAAATCCATTTCTAACGCCAACGAACAAGCTGAACTCACCAGTCACATTGCAAGTGATGTAGAAACATCGCTCACAACTATTATTTCTTTAATTCAACAAATTGAAGCGTTTAATAATGAAATAGCGACAGCAGCTTCCGAGCAAAGCACGGTAACTCGTGACATGGCAGAGCAACTTAGCACGGTAACTATCTTAGCTGCCGAGAATCAAGACTTAATCAAAGAAGCGGAACAAAGTGCACAACAAGTATCAACTGAATCTGAAAATTTAAAGCAGGTTGTGGCTAAATACACCGTGTCTAATTAA
- a CDS encoding host attachment protein: MIGEAWLLVANRSNARFFKYENKGSELCEVPGLGNATGRVLDQDLVTDRPGSMSGGGANIPGSDAMEPAESPTERATADFAKELIAILENTRNTSKLLSVDIIAEPTFLGALRKKMSDPLAKLVDKEVAKDVVDASPDKLLNYIKH; this comes from the coding sequence ATGATTGGTGAAGCATGGCTATTGGTTGCAAATCGCAGTAATGCACGTTTTTTCAAGTATGAAAACAAAGGCTCTGAACTTTGTGAAGTACCTGGACTGGGCAACGCTACAGGTAGAGTATTAGATCAAGACTTAGTGACCGATCGGCCGGGTTCAATGTCTGGTGGCGGCGCGAATATCCCGGGCAGTGATGCAATGGAACCTGCAGAAAGCCCTACAGAGCGAGCAACTGCGGACTTTGCTAAAGAGTTGATCGCCATTTTAGAAAACACCCGCAACACAAGTAAATTACTCAGTGTAGATATTATTGCTGAACCTACTTTTCTAGGTGCACTACGCAAAAAAATGAGTGATCCTCTCGCTAAGTTGGTTGATAAAGAGGTAGCCAAAGATGTCGTAGATGCCTCGCCCGATAAACTACTTAATTACATTAAACACTAG
- the folX gene encoding dihydroneopterin triphosphate 2'-epimerase, which translates to MAQISKLSVQSPTYQLAPAIITISNLRLRTYIGFNPEELSKQQDIIVNAEISYCADDASQSDDENKAVDYKVLTKTIIAHIEQGKFRLLEKLTSDLITIIMAEEQVLKATVTVDKPHALRFADSVSITLSAERND; encoded by the coding sequence ATGGCTCAAATTTCTAAGTTGTCGGTTCAGTCGCCAACGTATCAACTTGCTCCTGCGATTATCACAATTAGTAACCTGCGGTTACGTACGTATATAGGCTTTAATCCTGAGGAGTTAAGTAAGCAGCAAGATATTATTGTTAACGCTGAAATTTCCTATTGTGCGGATGATGCCAGTCAGTCAGATGATGAAAACAAAGCGGTTGACTATAAAGTGCTAACCAAAACGATTATTGCACATATCGAGCAGGGGAAGTTTCGCTTATTAGAAAAGCTTACATCAGACTTAATTACTATCATTATGGCTGAAGAGCAAGTATTAAAAGCAACGGTTACGGTTGATAAACCCCATGCACTAAGGTTTGCAGACTCTGTTTCAATTACCCTAAGTGCTGAAAGAAACGATTAG
- the folE gene encoding GTP cyclohydrolase I FolE: protein MTIALAEKVAAATTNLSSEASKVRDALLEKGLETPLIENGLTSEEKYARIKASLTDVVTTLGLDLSDDSLAETPHRIAKMYVSEIFSGLDYSAFPKISVIDNKMNVDEMVKVKDISFTSTCEHHFVTIDGLAKVAYIPKNKIIGLSKVNRLVRFFAQRPQVQERLTQQILVALQTLLETDNVAVTMDATHYCVKARGVMDASSSTQTTALGGLFKKNDKTRAEFLAN, encoded by the coding sequence ATGACTATCGCTTTGGCGGAAAAGGTCGCGGCAGCAACAACGAATTTATCTTCAGAAGCAAGCAAAGTACGCGATGCGTTACTGGAAAAAGGGTTAGAAACCCCGTTAATTGAAAATGGTTTAACGTCTGAAGAAAAGTATGCACGTATCAAAGCATCACTAACCGACGTGGTTACAACATTAGGTTTAGACTTAAGTGATGATAGCTTAGCTGAAACGCCACATCGAATTGCAAAAATGTATGTGTCTGAAATTTTCTCTGGGCTTGATTACAGCGCGTTTCCAAAGATAAGCGTAATTGATAACAAAATGAATGTAGATGAAATGGTTAAAGTGAAAGATATTAGCTTTACCAGTACCTGCGAGCATCATTTTGTGACCATTGATGGCTTAGCAAAAGTGGCATATATACCTAAGAATAAAATTATTGGGTTATCAAAAGTAAATCGTTTAGTGCGATTTTTTGCGCAGCGCCCTCAAGTTCAAGAACGTTTAACGCAACAAATATTGGTAGCGTTGCAAACTTTATTAGAGACCGACAATGTTGCCGTTACGATGGACGCGACACACTATTGCGTGAAAGCACGTGGTGTAATGGATGCAAGCTCATCGACTCAAACCACCGCACTTGGCGGGTTATTTAAGAAAAATGATAAAACCCGTGCTGAGTTTTTAGCGAATTAA
- a CDS encoding choice-of-anchor H family protein → MNNITQHNSATKRHKPKMGFWIAVFAVLILALSLATKAAEQDDESVISDTPSRTEGLRSAKHEEYTGVFKTSKNGTLNKRIQPVKKEPKTAVNTAKQPSLLAAKNASQLMQNKSSALAKKAKMSNKEVIAQSHDNEEFWIYELGLTTYSDFDYDGFHNQLSVSIDVDTVYQDADVYLVYQLSSDDLHYDELYTSSIIHLSHESTNDSVTVDTQLSTGWQSDYYLLRILVVDAYNDEILAHADYASHSFLDYMPLESLDFEAGFYTPYLFSSDLDLTVDNDADDFYSQLKVKLDIDTQAHEQEVVVALWLSDSAGHAFLLHESSPMVIEHDTRFDKYRLEKVIPDYIPTDLYSLTVEIINAHVPSELLYSSTIANNLHLENSHNDLRVVNEYVVEEKQGGALFGTMLLLLGVFGYRFAHRLKR, encoded by the coding sequence ATGAATAACATCACTCAACATAATAGCGCCACAAAAAGACATAAGCCTAAAATGGGCTTTTGGATAGCTGTATTTGCTGTTTTAATTTTAGCACTCTCATTAGCCACAAAAGCAGCAGAACAAGATGATGAGTCAGTCATATCGGATACTCCTTCACGCACTGAAGGGCTGCGCTCTGCAAAACATGAAGAATATACAGGCGTGTTTAAAACGAGTAAAAATGGCACATTAAATAAGCGTATCCAGCCAGTAAAAAAAGAACCAAAAACTGCGGTAAACACAGCGAAACAACCGTCATTACTTGCTGCTAAAAACGCCAGTCAATTAATGCAAAATAAATCGAGTGCATTGGCAAAAAAAGCGAAAATGAGTAATAAAGAGGTTATTGCACAAAGCCATGACAATGAAGAGTTTTGGATATATGAGTTAGGACTTACTACCTATAGTGACTTTGATTATGATGGGTTTCATAATCAGTTATCGGTTTCAATCGACGTTGATACGGTTTACCAAGATGCTGATGTGTATTTAGTGTATCAGTTGAGTAGCGACGATTTACATTATGACGAACTGTATACATCGTCAATTATTCATCTAAGCCATGAATCAACTAATGATAGCGTTACGGTAGACACACAGTTATCAACTGGTTGGCAGTCTGATTATTACTTGCTAAGAATATTGGTGGTAGATGCTTATAATGACGAAATTTTAGCGCACGCTGATTATGCTTCACACTCGTTTTTAGACTACATGCCGTTAGAAAGTTTAGATTTTGAAGCAGGTTTTTATACTCCTTATTTATTCAGCAGCGATCTTGATTTAACAGTAGATAACGACGCTGATGACTTTTACAGCCAGCTGAAAGTAAAGCTAGATATTGATACGCAAGCACACGAACAAGAAGTCGTGGTAGCGCTGTGGTTAAGTGACTCTGCTGGTCATGCGTTTTTACTACATGAATCATCACCCATGGTCATTGAACACGATACACGTTTTGATAAATACCGGTTAGAGAAAGTCATCCCAGATTATATTCCAACAGACTTATATTCTTTAACAGTTGAAATCATCAATGCGCATGTGCCATCAGAATTGTTATACAGCAGTACTATCGCTAACAACTTACATCTTGAAAATAGCCATAATGACTTAAGAGTAGTGAATGAGTATGTGGTAGAAGAAAAACAAGGTGGCGCACTCTTTGGCACAATGCTATTACTGCTCGGAGTGTTTGGTTACCGGTTTGCACATCGCTTGAAACGTTAA
- a CDS encoding cation:proton antiporter family protein → MELIFFATAFVCGFVVLQLNLPPLIGFLVAGFVLKLAGFESTILLEQVSALGVTILLFSIGLKLKVKSLAKVQVWGPASLHITVSTLLFSGAILGLSYVGLPLFTEISPETSLILGFALSFSSTVFAVKVLEERGEMASMHGKIAIGILVMQDVFAVLFLAISTGKTPNVFALGLLILLPVLRPVLFLVLNRSKHGEVLPLLGFFLALIVGYHAFEFAGIKGDLGALIVGMLFASHNKASELAKSLLHFKDFLLVGFFLTIGLNASLSMEALIAACIVVLLLPIKSWLYFYFLKSFKLRARTSLLSTFSLSNYSEFGLIVCALAASNQWITSDWLAVIAVAVAITFIIASPLNAHANEIYVKYEPFWDSFESKERLPEEKPVSLARSKVLIFGMGRIGRGAYETLIESYPQRVTGVDINPDCVSKHVDAGRFVVLADATDPDFWQNINHSDVEMVLLSMPKHAQNVYALEQLKASGFNGRVSAIAFYSDQQRELEKMGVDSTFNFYLEAGTGFAEHVKATWQHSSSR, encoded by the coding sequence ATGGAATTAATTTTCTTTGCCACCGCATTTGTGTGTGGATTTGTTGTTTTACAACTAAATTTACCACCATTAATTGGCTTCTTGGTTGCTGGTTTTGTACTGAAATTAGCAGGCTTTGAAAGCACTATCTTACTTGAACAAGTGTCTGCACTAGGCGTGACTATTTTATTGTTTAGTATTGGCTTAAAGCTAAAAGTAAAAAGTTTAGCCAAAGTGCAGGTATGGGGGCCCGCAAGCTTACACATTACCGTTAGTACTTTATTGTTTTCTGGTGCCATATTAGGGCTGAGCTATGTTGGCTTACCGCTTTTTACTGAAATAAGCCCTGAAACCTCGTTGATTTTAGGCTTTGCGCTTAGTTTTTCTAGTACCGTATTCGCTGTAAAAGTATTAGAAGAACGCGGTGAAATGGCCAGTATGCACGGTAAAATTGCGATTGGCATATTGGTTATGCAAGACGTATTTGCAGTGCTGTTTTTAGCGATTAGTACAGGTAAAACTCCTAATGTATTCGCCCTTGGTTTATTAATTTTATTGCCAGTGTTACGTCCAGTGTTATTTCTTGTTTTAAACCGTTCTAAACATGGTGAAGTGTTGCCCTTGCTGGGGTTCTTTCTGGCGTTGATTGTGGGCTACCACGCGTTTGAGTTTGCAGGTATCAAAGGTGACTTAGGCGCATTAATAGTGGGAATGTTATTTGCCTCGCATAATAAAGCGTCAGAGCTTGCAAAGTCTTTATTGCATTTTAAAGACTTTTTATTGGTGGGATTCTTTTTAACAATAGGGCTAAATGCATCATTAAGTATGGAAGCATTAATTGCGGCTTGTATTGTGGTGTTGCTGTTACCAATTAAGTCTTGGTTGTATTTTTACTTTCTTAAAAGTTTTAAATTGCGCGCCCGCACATCATTACTCTCTACATTTTCCCTTTCGAACTACAGTGAGTTTGGCTTGATTGTGTGTGCGTTAGCAGCCAGTAATCAATGGATTACGTCAGACTGGCTTGCGGTGATTGCGGTAGCGGTGGCAATTACCTTTATTATTGCGTCTCCCCTCAATGCTCATGCAAATGAAATTTATGTGAAGTACGAGCCCTTTTGGGACAGTTTTGAATCGAAAGAGCGCTTACCTGAAGAAAAGCCTGTGTCACTAGCACGTTCAAAGGTATTAATTTTTGGTATGGGACGGATAGGGCGAGGTGCATACGAAACGTTAATAGAGTCGTATCCTCAGCGCGTAACAGGTGTTGATATTAACCCAGATTGTGTGAGTAAACATGTTGATGCTGGTCGGTTTGTGGTACTTGCAGACGCGACCGATCCAGATTTTTGGCAGAATATAAATCATTCAGACGTTGAAATGGTACTGCTCAGTATGCCTAAACATGCGCAGAACGTGTATGCATTAGAACAATTAAAAGCATCCGGCTTTAATGGGCGAGTGTCAGCGATAGCGTTTTATTCTGACCAACAAAGAGAGCTAGAAAAAATGGGCGTGGATTCTACATTTAACTTTTATTTAGAAGCAGGTACAGGTTTTGCCGAGCATGTGAAAGCAACTTGGCAGCACTCGAGTTCGCGATAA
- a CDS encoding GFA family protein has translation METPTQSAANVSGSCLCGAVNITANHVDNKVGVCHCNMCRKWGGGPFLAVDCGVNVTFNDDAPLTIYASSEWAERGFCKACGTHLFYRLKESHKYIMPVGLFNDFNAELDHQIFIDEKPAFYDFANKTTMMTGEECFAAFSEQQS, from the coding sequence ATGGAAACACCTACTCAATCTGCTGCTAATGTGTCTGGCTCTTGCTTATGCGGTGCCGTTAACATTACTGCAAATCACGTAGATAATAAAGTTGGCGTGTGCCATTGCAATATGTGCAGAAAGTGGGGCGGCGGACCATTCTTAGCCGTTGACTGTGGCGTTAATGTTACCTTTAATGATGATGCTCCGCTTACCATATATGCTTCATCAGAGTGGGCAGAGCGTGGATTTTGTAAAGCGTGTGGAACCCATTTATTTTACCGCTTAAAAGAAAGCCATAAATATATTATGCCTGTGGGTCTGTTTAACGATTTCAATGCGGAATTAGATCATCAAATATTTATTGACGAAAAGCCTGCATTTTATGACTTCGCCAACAAAACGACGATGATGACAGGTGAGGAGTGCTTTGCTGCCTTTTCCGAGCAACAGTCATAA
- the mazG gene encoding nucleoside triphosphate pyrophosphohydrolase produces the protein MNIKPVIENDHEHGECDEHCDTQCNDNCSNKTSTCHSQIDQLLAVMRELRDPETGCPWDLKQTYSTIVPYTLEEAYEVADAIEQGDFDELKGELGDLLFQVVFYAQLASEEGRFEFSDVVDAIHEKLIRRHPHVFQTNVSFTEAQVKENWEREKSQERDIRHQQGKARLLDNIPHNLPALSRANKIQKRCATVGFEWPDIHGALDKVVEEVEELRAELQHKVVNEAQQQSIEEELGDLFFSLVNVSRYVNADPEQIMRQANRKFEQRFNQVEHVFIEKGQSLQTATLQEMDNVWQQVKQNQKRDNS, from the coding sequence GTGAATATTAAACCTGTTATAGAAAATGACCATGAGCACGGAGAGTGTGACGAACACTGTGATACACAGTGTAATGATAACTGCTCAAATAAGACATCAACTTGTCACTCTCAAATAGATCAATTATTAGCCGTGATGCGCGAATTGCGTGATCCTGAAACTGGCTGCCCTTGGGATCTCAAGCAGACCTATTCCACAATTGTGCCTTATACCTTGGAAGAAGCGTACGAAGTAGCTGATGCAATTGAGCAAGGCGATTTTGATGAGCTAAAAGGGGAGTTAGGAGATTTACTCTTTCAGGTTGTGTTTTATGCCCAGCTTGCTAGCGAAGAGGGGCGGTTTGAATTTAGTGATGTTGTAGATGCGATACACGAGAAGCTAATACGTCGCCATCCTCATGTATTTCAAACGAATGTTAGCTTTACTGAAGCGCAGGTGAAAGAAAATTGGGAGCGTGAAAAGTCTCAAGAGCGCGACATTAGGCATCAACAAGGCAAGGCTCGTTTACTAGATAATATTCCTCATAATTTACCTGCGCTCTCTCGTGCTAATAAAATTCAAAAGCGCTGTGCTACGGTGGGGTTTGAATGGCCAGATATTCATGGCGCACTTGATAAAGTGGTGGAAGAAGTCGAAGAACTCAGGGCTGAATTACAACACAAAGTGGTGAATGAAGCACAGCAACAAAGCATAGAAGAGGAATTAGGCGATTTATTTTTTTCTTTAGTTAATGTCTCTCGTTATGTGAATGCTGATCCTGAACAAATAATGCGGCAGGCCAACCGGAAATTTGAACAGCGCTTTAATCAGGTTGAACACGTTTTTATCGAAAAAGGACAATCACTTCAAACGGCCACGCTTCAAGAAATGGATAACGTTTGGCAGCAAGTAAAACAAAACCAAAAGCGCGATAACTCTTAA
- a CDS encoding substrate-binding periplasmic protein, whose product MVYLFKIALNPLIAHVKAGTILALSLLIAAYSITSVPAYATQSISKESALNAPFKVAQIVYIERPPFYYTKTSSESDGIIIQLLNQIAEQQNITLAYQTAPDWASVVHHLKGKVNSCFAGSYKVKERKKWFQFTDAIYLEKPYVIATHKKLANYFKRPPTVTELLSSDFIMGHQQGFSYGDKIDRSLTRYKTPVAGLSYLTHSFGDNIQRHVFKLISRQRIDYYLINPVELSWILKKNPKLKYQISVLKFANPPDPNARHLMCSKDVDKRFISFMNASIKQLKKSSAYSTVLDNFNHSY is encoded by the coding sequence ATGGTGTACCTTTTTAAAATCGCACTCAATCCACTTATCGCTCACGTCAAAGCTGGCACTATTTTAGCCTTAAGCTTGCTGATCGCTGCTTATTCAATCACATCTGTCCCTGCCTATGCCACCCAAAGCATCAGTAAAGAGTCGGCACTGAATGCCCCGTTTAAAGTAGCTCAAATTGTTTACATAGAGCGCCCTCCTTTTTATTACACTAAAACAAGCAGTGAATCAGACGGTATTATTATTCAACTGTTAAATCAGATTGCCGAACAACAAAACATCACGCTTGCCTATCAAACAGCGCCCGATTGGGCATCGGTAGTGCACCATTTAAAAGGTAAGGTAAATAGCTGTTTTGCAGGTAGTTATAAAGTGAAAGAAAGGAAAAAATGGTTTCAATTTACTGATGCTATTTATTTAGAAAAGCCTTACGTCATTGCCACGCATAAAAAACTCGCAAATTACTTTAAACGTCCTCCTACCGTAACCGAGCTACTATCAAGTGATTTTATTATGGGGCATCAGCAGGGATTTTCTTACGGCGACAAAATTGATCGCAGTTTGACGAGATATAAAACTCCTGTTGCGGGTCTTTCCTACTTAACCCACAGCTTTGGCGACAATATACAGCGGCATGTGTTTAAGCTTATTTCTCGTCAACGCATTGATTACTATTTAATTAACCCAGTAGAGTTAAGCTGGATTTTAAAGAAAAATCCGAAGTTAAAATATCAAATTTCAGTCCTCAAATTTGCTAATCCACCCGATCCTAACGCTCGGCATTTAATGTGCAGTAAAGATGTAGATAAACGTTTCATTTCGTTTATGAACGCTAGTATAAAACAGCTAAAGAAAAGCAGCGCTTACTCAACCGTGTTAGACAACTTTAACCATAGTTATTAA
- the rlmF gene encoding 23S rRNA (adenine(1618)-N(6))-methyltransferase RlmF, whose amino-acid sequence MHPRNLHQTRYPISELIKVTPALASFTKLNPKGEQTIDFADPAAVKTLNQALLHYYYGVKFWDIPQGYLCPPIPGRADYLHHIADLLAQSNDGNIPKGKHIIGLDIGTGANLAYPLIGNKSYGWRFIASDIDPISVQCAQQLCQANKLTKEISVFHQPQAEHYFLNILQHPKANLSAKQQKQIQQVHFTMCNPPFHTSLEAAQQGTQRKITNLAANKAKRKPSGKHTVLSKKDTKALNFGGQQAELWCEGGEAKFITDMIIESQQFSTQSLWFTSLVSNKDNLKTLKQTLKKINAKQVKVVDMSQGNKQSRFIAWSFFTLEQQRTQLRAS is encoded by the coding sequence ATGCACCCAAGAAACTTACATCAGACTCGCTACCCTATTTCTGAGCTTATAAAGGTTACCCCTGCACTAGCATCTTTCACTAAGTTAAACCCCAAAGGCGAGCAAACCATTGATTTTGCAGATCCTGCTGCTGTAAAGACCCTTAATCAAGCGCTGTTGCATTACTATTACGGAGTTAAGTTTTGGGATATTCCACAAGGCTACTTATGCCCACCGATCCCCGGCCGCGCAGATTACCTCCATCATATCGCTGACTTATTAGCACAAAGTAACGATGGCAACATTCCCAAAGGTAAACATATTATTGGGCTGGATATTGGCACGGGTGCCAATTTGGCGTATCCGCTCATTGGTAACAAGAGTTATGGTTGGCGCTTTATCGCAAGTGATATTGATCCTATTTCAGTACAGTGTGCACAACAACTATGTCAAGCTAATAAGCTCACAAAAGAGATCAGTGTTTTTCATCAGCCTCAAGCTGAGCATTACTTTCTGAATATTTTACAACACCCAAAGGCCAATCTATCTGCAAAACAGCAAAAGCAAATTCAACAGGTTCATTTTACAATGTGTAACCCACCCTTTCACACATCACTTGAAGCGGCACAACAAGGTACGCAACGCAAAATTACTAATTTAGCAGCCAATAAAGCCAAGCGAAAGCCGTCGGGTAAGCATACAGTGCTGTCGAAAAAAGACACTAAGGCGTTGAATTTTGGTGGACAACAAGCAGAGCTATGGTGTGAAGGTGGTGAAGCGAAATTTATTACAGACATGATAATTGAAAGCCAGCAATTTAGTACTCAAAGCCTATGGTTTACGAGTTTAGTGTCAAATAAAGACAACCTAAAAACATTAAAACAAACACTAAAGAAAATAAACGCGAAGCAAGTGAAAGTGGTTGATATGTCGCAAGGTAACAAACAAAGTCGATTCATTGCTTGGAGCTTTTTTACGCTTGAGCAACAGCGCACGCAATTAAGGGCAAGTTGA